The Brevibacillus choshinensis genome includes the window ATGATCTTGCCAATGAATACAGGTGCAGAGGCAGTTGAGACAGCACTCAAAGCTGTTCGCCGTTGGGCTTACGATGTGAAGAAAGTTGCAGAAAACCAAGCAGAAATCATCGTGTGTGAAGGCAACTTCCACGGTCGCACGGTAACGATTACTTCTTTTTCTTCCGCTGAAGAGTACAGACGCGGTTTTGGACCGTTCACCCCAGGCTTCAAGATCATCCCTTATGGTGACATCGAAGCGCTGAAACAGGCGATTACGCCAAATACGGCAGCGTTCATGCTCGAGCCTATTCAAGGTGAAGCGGGAATCATCATTCCACCAGATGGCTTCCTGAAACAAGCGTATGACATCTGTAAAGAAAACAACGTTCTTCTGGTGAGCGATGAAATCCAAACTGGTTTTGGGCGTACTGGAAAACTGTTTGCGAGTGATTGGGAAGGTGTAAAATCAGATATGTACATCATGGGGAAAGCTCTCGGTGGTGGCGTATTCCCGATCTCGGCAGTAGCAGCAGACAAGGAAATTCTGAGTGTATTCGAACCAGGTTCCCATGGTTCTACTTTTGGGGGCAATCCGCTCGGTTGCGCAGTCGCAGTCGCAGCGATGGATGTACTGGCAGACGAGCAATTGGTACAACGCTCCCTCGAAATGGGCGCTTACTTCGTGGAGAAGCTCAAAGAAATCAACAACCCACTGATTCAAGAAATCCGTGGTCGCGGTTTGTTCATTGGTCTCGAGTTGAAAACAGCTGCTCGTCCTTATTGCGAGCAACTGAAAGAACTGGGCTTGCTTTGCAAAGAAACCCATGAGACAACGATTCGCTTTGCACCACCGCTCATTATTTCCAAAGAAGATCTGGATTGGGCCATTGCGAAAATCAAGCAAGTACTGCATGTGACGGAAACTGCAAACGCGTAAGAAATCGCTTGAAAGAAAAAGCTATCCATGACAGGATAGCTTTTTTCAATGATAAAAGGGAAAATGTCTCGGTTCCGAGAATAATTTTTCGACAAATTTCGATCTTGTGTGGATAAACTTGGAAACTAAATCCACATGGAAACATCTTGCTTTTTGTCAGTTACGCACAAATTACTCACAACTTTTCCACAACTTTTCAACATGGGGTGTGGATATCCGAACGATTGTTCGTTAATGTTGCTTCTGATACAATGGGCTCATAAACAAGCTGGAGGTGAGCAAAGGTGAAATACTTGAGCGATCAAATGTTGATAGAAGTATATCATCGAGCTGTCGACCTTCAACTAGATTCTGCTTTTATTGAGTTGCTCC containing:
- a CDS encoding ornithine--oxo-acid transaminase, with amino-acid sequence MEQTKKVIDQTEKYGAHNYHPLPIVISKAEGVWVEDPEGKKYMDMLSAYSALNQGHRHPRIIKALKDQADKVTLTSRAFYNDQLGEFYEKLSALTGKEMILPMNTGAEAVETALKAVRRWAYDVKKVAENQAEIIVCEGNFHGRTVTITSFSSAEEYRRGFGPFTPGFKIIPYGDIEALKQAITPNTAAFMLEPIQGEAGIIIPPDGFLKQAYDICKENNVLLVSDEIQTGFGRTGKLFASDWEGVKSDMYIMGKALGGGVFPISAVAADKEILSVFEPGSHGSTFGGNPLGCAVAVAAMDVLADEQLVQRSLEMGAYFVEKLKEINNPLIQEIRGRGLFIGLELKTAARPYCEQLKELGLLCKETHETTIRFAPPLIISKEDLDWAIAKIKQVLHVTETANA
- the sda gene encoding sporulation histidine kinase inhibitor Sda, with the protein product MKYLSDQMLIEVYHRAVDLQLDSAFIELLRSELDHRGIRIAQVSA